In Eucalyptus grandis isolate ANBG69807.140 chromosome 4, ASM1654582v1, whole genome shotgun sequence, the following proteins share a genomic window:
- the LOC120292544 gene encoding ankyrin repeat-containing protein BDA1-like, producing MDTRLQQAIDHDDVDELYRLIEQDQDLLDQGSRGPFPNTPLHYAVDEGKTKVAMEIAILNSSFAQKLNRRGYSPMHLALQKKHYDIVRALITLNPELIRENVELLDLLAEFLSACKSSIEDLTSQCETAVHIAVKNYNIKAFKVLFGWLKRTYMTEILDWKDQDGNNVLHIAASQNQPEV from the exons ATGGACACTCGGCTTCAGCAAGCAATCGACcatgatgatgttgatgagCTATATCGCTTGATTGAACAGGATCAAGATCTCTTAGATCAAGGATCCAGGGGCCCCTTCCCAAATACTCCACTACACTATGCCGTTGACGAGGGGAAAACTAAAGTGGCCATGGAGATAGCCATCTTGAACTCGTCATTCGCTCAAAAGCTGAATCGAAGGGGTTACAGCCCCATGCATTTGGCATTACAAAAGAAGCATTATGACATTGTGAGGGCATTGATCACCCTCAACCCTGAGTTGATCCGA GAGAATGTGGAGCTCTTGGACCTCCTGGCCGAATTCCTATCCGCTTGCAAATCATCCATCGAAGACTTGACGAGCCAATGCGAGACTGCGGTTCACATTGCCGTCAAGAACTACAACATTAAAGCATTCAAGGTTTTATTTGGATGGCTTAAGCGAACCTACATGACTGAAATCTTAGATTGGAAAGATCAAGATGGTAATAACGTTTTACATATTGCTGCCTCCCAAAATCAGCCTGAGGTATAA
- the LOC104428163 gene encoding uncharacterized protein LOC104428163, producing the protein MVGRGEVKEEAEEAEVRLRRREEEHKLRQCYDGGLAARLQLLRRRKGGGDSDEATKRVEKIVRNRGGREKVVAWGRGRGRGGERAWEERGWRDLMGAQPPGSRWWRGGKGRGGGEKRGENGKKPRGWGRLMGAQITPLHFVAREIGDNDLERVELSELLAEFLYACKSSIEDLTNQCETAVHIAIKRGNTEAFKVLFGWLKRVYLIEILNWKDQKGDTVLHIAVSREQQPEIIKLLIGYTNVHAKNLQHKTALQICLENPNRNQDVEDRLRHQEHQARHLAPTLSLSQYFSMELTVFERCAGYFGTQNEKVRKIVLIVSTLIVTATYQAAFTPPGGYWQDSSSNNPANSSSIAIGKPHQAGNLILSGSNLLCFTILNSLVFTASIGTVWATAMTLYPDTLMVYLSLCLLSIAYFVFVTIEIPKSDMLVVKILFGFYECSLVTTLLLPASVWSKHNQVLHRIDGTRRRVGSLLG; encoded by the exons atggtggGTAGAGGTGAGGTCAAGGAAGAGGCCGAGGAAGCGGAGGTGAGGCTGCGACGGCGAGAGGAAGAGCATAAACTAAGGCAATGCTACGATGGAGGGTTGGCGGCGAGGCTGCAGTTGCTGCGAAGGAGGAAGGGTGGAGGTGACAGCGATGAGGCGACTAAAAGAGTTGAGAAGATCGTGAGAAACCGAGGGGGCAGGGAGAAGGTGGTGGcgtgggggagggggagggggagagggggagagagagcatGGGAAGAACGGGGATGGAGGGATTTGATGGGGGCGCAGCCTCCAGGGAGCAGGTGGTGGCGTGGGGGgaaagggaggggagggggagagaagagaggagaaaatggGAAGAAACCGAGGGGATGGGGGCGATTGATGGGGGCACAG ATTACACCTCTACATTTTGTAGCTAGGGAAATAGGAGACAATGATCTAGAGAGAGTGGAGCTCTCGGAACTCCTAGCAGAATTCCTATATGCTTGCAAATCGTCTATCGAAGACTTGACAAATCAATGCGAGACTGCGGTTCACATTGCTATCAAGAGAGGCAACACCGAAGCATTCAAGGTTTTGTTTGGATGGCTTAAGCGAGTTTATCTAATAGAAATCTTAAATTGGAAAGACCAAAAGGGTGACACTGTCCTACATATTGCTGTATCCAGAGAGCAGCAACCCGAG ATCATCAAGCTATTGATTGGGTATACAAATGTTCATGCGAAGAACTTACAGCATAAGACGGCTCTGCAAATCTGCCTAGAGAATCCTAATCGCAATCAAGATGTTGAGGACAGATTACGCCATCAAGAACATCAAGCAAGACATTTGGCTCCTACCCTTTCACTATCACAGTATTTTAGCATGGAACTAACCGTGTTCGAGAGGTGTGCAGGGTATTTTGGCacccaaaatgaaaaagttcGCAAAATAGTCCTTATAGTGTCTACCTTGATTGTGACTGCCACTTACCAAGCCGCTTTCACTCCTCCGGGAGGATACTGGCAGGATTCCTCTTCAAATAACCCAGCCAATTCCAGCAGCATTGCTATTGGAAAACCACATCAAGCTGGAAACCTTATCTTGAGCGGCTCGAATCTACTGTGTTTTACTATCCTCAACAGCTTAGTTTTTACCGCCTCCATCGGCACGGTCTGGGCCACCGCGATGACACTATACCCCGACACTTTAATGGTTTACTTGTCTTTATGCCTTCTCAGCATTGCCTACTTTGTTTTTGTTACAATCGAAATACCGAAATCTGATATGCTCGTGGTAAAGATCCTATTTGGTTTTTATGAGTGCTCGCTAGTCACCACGTTGCTCCTCCCCGCATCGGTGTGGTCGAAGCACAACCAAGTTCTGCACAGAATCGATGGTACAAGGAGACGCGTCGGCAGCTTGCTAGGATAG
- the LOC120292545 gene encoding ankyrin repeat-containing protein BDA1-like gives MDPQLQEAVDHNDLDKLYSLIEGDENLLNHGCDGPFPNTPLHDAAGKGKTKVAMEIATLKPLYARKLNRKGYSPMHLALQNKHYHLVRALMTLDPRVDSIHIAVRMGNTKAFKVLFGWLKRVNLIEILNWKDQNGDTVLHIAASEKQPEIIKLLLGYTAVYANNFQGNTALKIFQLNPSGDPDVAEMFHQKGRQERRSSTTVLSLSQFYSTELTLSEKYKNSIYSLDKSTREMVVVVSTLIAAATYQAALAPPGGYWQDSSYPQANSTIDTANSTVVTANSSSIALGEPHLAGDLILSDPILFLYAIIKLSIGHANVNVKNFLNGTALDIFQVSAPFDEDVAKRIPLQMPPPIPLLLLPIPAALALKSHIKLETLY, from the exons ATGGACCCTCAGCTTCAGGAAGCAGTCGACCATAATGATCTTGATAAGCTGTATAGCTTAATTGAGGGGGATGAAAATCTCTTAAATCATGGATGCGACGGGCCCTTCCCAAATACTCCACTACATGATGCTGCTGGCAAGGGGAAAACTAAAGTGGCAATGGAGATAGCCACCTTGAAGCCATTGTACGCTCGAAAGCTGAATCGCAAGGGTTACAGTCCCATGCACTTGGCTTTGCAAAATAAGCATTATCACCTTGTGAGGGCATTGATGACCCTTGACCCTCGAGTTGATTCGA TTCACATTGCCGTCAGGATGGGCAACACGAAAGCATTCAAGGTTTTATTTGGCTGGCTTAAGCGAGTCAATCTGATAGAAATCTTAAATTGGAAAGATCAAAATGGTGACACGGTCTTACATATTGCTGCATCTGAAAAGCAACCTGAG ATCATCAAGCTCTTGCTTGGATATACAGCTGTATATGCAAACAACTTCCAAGGTAACACGGCTCTGAAAATCTTCCAACTGAATCCCAGTGGCGATCCAGATGTTGCAGAGATGTTTCACCAAAAAGGACGTCAAGAAAGACGTTCTTCTACTACTGTACTTTCTCTATCACAGTTTTATAGCACGGAACTAACCTTGTCTGAGAAGTACAAAAATAGCATCTACAGCCTAGATAAATCCACTCGCGAAATGGTGGTTGTAGTGTCAACCTTAATTGCAGCTGCAACTTATCAAGCTGCACTTGCTCCTCCAGGAGGATACTGGCAAGACTCCTCTTATCCCCAGGCCAATTCCACTATTGATACTGCCAATTCCACTGTTGTTACCGCCAATTCCAGCAGCATTGCTCTTGGAGAACCACACCTAGCCGGAGATCTTATCTTGAGTGATCCGATTCTATTTCTTTACGCG ATCATCAAGCTATCAATTGGACATGCGAATGTAAATGTGAAGAACTTCCTGAATGGAACAGCTCTGGACATCTTCCAAGTGAGTGCTCCATTTGATGAAGATGTTGCGAAGAG GATTCCTCTTCAAATGCCTCCGCCAATTCCTCTGTTGTTACTGCCAATTCCAGCGGCATTGGCATTGAAAAGCCACATCAAGCTGGAAACATTATATTAA